Below is a genomic region from Alosa sapidissima isolate fAloSap1 chromosome 19, fAloSap1.pri, whole genome shotgun sequence.
CAGCGGAAGGGGAGATGCAGTCGGATGCTGAACAGACTACAGACACAGACGAGGAGGGCTCTGAAGATTTGTTTCTGGACTGTGTGAGCTCATTTGAGGGCACTGAAGGGAAGTGGACTAAAGAGTCACCTGGCATACCGTCTGTGAAGGTGACCACGCCAAGTGCCACCAGAAAAGAAATCATGTCAGAGTCAGGAAAGGTGTCTCTGTCCCGGTTCAGAGAAATGAGAGCTACTCCATCTATAACTGAGGTTGAGCAGGCCGTGGAGTCCTGCACCATCAAGCAGAAACTTGCTCTCCGTCTCTCTGAGAAAAGAAGCCAAGACTCTGagcattctctgtctctccctagCTCCAGCAGTAAAGGGAGTACAGACTCTGGCTATTTCTCTCGCTCAGAGAGTGCAGAGCAGCAAGTCAGTCCACCATGCACAAATGTCAAATCGTACCAAGAGATTATGTTTGGGAAGTGCTATCGACCCTCTCCCAAGCCAAGACAATCAATCACAGTTCAAACGTGCATGACAGACACAAATGACAGCAGATCAAGTTTTATGGTCAAGCCAGGCAAGAGTAAGATACTGGAGGAGAGCATTCACATATCCACATGCAAGAAGGACTTGGCTGGATTAATCAAATTGGAGTCAAATTGGCTGCATGAAGGCCATGAATCTCCAAAATCAGATCAAATGACCACATCCTATCAGCTCGAAGCTCCTTCAGATGCAGCTTCCCTCATACGGAGCAACTCCCTGCCAACATCAACTGCAACAGATCTCAGTGTTCCACCTGGTCTTCGAACCAGTAACTCCTTTGATGAAAGAATGACTGTTGACGGAATGTATCCTGGCCAAGGAGGGATGAGGAGGCTTATGCGGCAAGCAGCTTTTGAGATGCCCTCACATGAGACCCATGTGGACAGCACAAAAGCAGGGACAGACATTTCACCTGAAGCTGAACATTTCTTGACCCATCACGCCTATGTGACAGACCCTGCCACAAGAAAGCGTAGAAAGCAAAAAGGTGTCATGGAAGAGGAGGATTCTTCAAGCCAATTTGTCAAATCTATAGAGATGGTTGACCTTTCAGCTGAATGTGAATCAAAGCAGAATGTGAGTCAAAGTAATGTTATCTCTGTAATTCAGCACACAAACTCTGTTAGCAGAATGGGCTCCATAGAAAGGCATGGTGAAAGTGAATCTCACCCCCGGGACAAAAGTCCACAAACAATGGCAGAACAAAGTGATGTAAAAACTAttaaaagagagacacagatgaaTGTTCCGTTCAGTTCAAGTCAGTTCAAGGACATTAAGTCATCACAGCCAGGTTCTGAACCACGCAAATTAACTGGTCAACCTAGTATCCAAGTTCCTGAAATCAGGGTGACAGAAGAACCAGACAGATCTCCAAAGCCTGTTGAGGTCCAGGTCAAGCACCGCGACAAGCCCGTCGAGGAGTTTCAGTGGCCCCAAAGAAGTGAAACTTTGTCTCAGTTTCCAGTGGAGAAGCTACcaccaaaaaagaaaagaatacgATTAGCAGACCTTGAGTACTCTTCAGGCGACTCAAGTTTTGAATCTGCCTGTACGAGTCTCTCCAGGAGTCCAAGTCAAGACAGTAACTTGTCTCACAGCTCAAGCTTCTCATTGTCTCTCGATAGAGATGAGGGCCTTGTGTCAGCACCTGTGACGAAATTAGATGAGTATGGCAAACCTTTGGAGTTCTTGTCTGTGCCAGGAAGTGGACACACTCTTTCCATTCCTGGCGAACATCGGCAGAAGGAGATGAGGCGATCTGCTTCAGAACAGGCTCCGTTCATCTCAGCAGCTGAACTGCCGGATTTACGAAGCAAGTCATTCGACTATGGAAGTCTCTCCCCTACATCCAGGTCCAGACAGGGTGAGGCCTATGCCAGTGGGGTAAAACAACGCAGAAGAGGTTACCTGGTGAGACAGGCATCATTGAGTGTTGACCCAGAGACATCGACACAAGAGAAAAGTGTTGATATTTCTGCCAAACAAGACTCAGAGTCCATGTATCATAATACAAGTTCTGTCTCAGATTCCTCTGCAACTAGATTGAGTAAGATCTCCACAGACCTAGAGCACCCAGGCTATATTCAAGCTAGTAGCCCTGAAGGAGCAGTTGAGATGCAGACCGGTACACTATCCCCCGACAAGCAAATCTTACATGGCCATGAGACCATACCATACTCTTTTATTCAAAGAAATTTGGCCTCGCTCCTGCCAGCGACATCAGGGCACTTCTGGAAACCTGACCCCCTCCACATTCTTCCATGGCATCAGTTACAAGATCTTCAGACCAGACAACTCTACCTGCAGTCAAAGGAGAGTGTTTATTCACAAGCTAAAACTCCAATGGATGCAAAATCACCAACAGAAGACTTGTCCAAGAGTCTAAAGAGGGTCTCATCAGCCACTCATGTATCTTCAGAGGCACATCTAGCACCTGTACCTCCAAACCTCCAATCCCTCCAGTCACCCTCTGCCTCGCTGGTTCCTGTAAGAATTCAAATGCAGGTGCCATCCCATGGAAGCATCACCTACTCCAGTTTGTCTCAGATTTTTGACAGCCAAACAAGGAACATCAGCTCCTCATTGGTGTTTTGTGGTGCTGCCTCTCAGGGCTCTTTAGCCAGTATTGCTATGATGCAAGGGATTGGGTTTGATATAACTCAGGTCTCTGGACAACCTAGTGGACTTCTGTACAACCCAGAGCTATCTCCAGCCAGACTTAAGACAGGCATACCTCTGTCCTTGACCTCCAAAACTATCTCAACCACTGAGGCTCCTAGCGGTGGAAGAACGAAACGCATGCTTTCTCCCGCCAGCAGCATAGACCTCTTTATGGAGTCAAAACAGCAGAAGCgagtcaaagaggagaggaTGTATGGTCAAATTGTAGCAGAGTTGAGTGCCGTGGAACTCGGAAATCCTGATATATCACAGCATAAGGATAAAATTAAGGAGGAGAGAATACAAAGAGGAATCTCTCCATCCTTGTCAGATATTTCAAGCTCTTCTATGTCTGATATACAATCCCAACTGCAGGACAAGCCCATGATATCACCACTCAAGTTCAGCTATTCATCCGATGGGGGACCAGAATCTCCTCAAAATATAGATGTTGATGAACCTGAACAAGATTCCAGACCTACGTCTGATACAGCTCTCGCTATCAGTTTGAGCCAGGAGGTGAGCGATATGCAGAAACTGATTGCCAGCCATGGATTTGGTGCTGCTATGCTGCTTGCTGATTTTGCCAACCCGCAACTCTTCTCAAAGTTTCCAAGTCTTCACACAACAACATGTGTGAGTTGGTGCTACCTCCATTCTACCAAGCCAAACAGTGCCCTGGCTGctccactgttttcagtatatgcCACATGGTGCGTCAGATCCTTTGACCCAAACCCACCTAATCTGGCAACCAAAACAACATTGGCTCTACTTCGCACCAAGCAGAAAAAGCACTCTGATATTTACACCATTGCAGCAGCCTATCAACCTGGAATACTtgtgtcttctctcctctggaAGCAAAGGTTTGGAGAGGTAAGCAATCATTTCCCATACATACTATGCATTTTTTCCTCAGTATAATGTTATTATTTTAGTTGTAGTCCATTTGATATTTGACACTTACTTGAGGGTGCTTACTACAAGTACTCTTCTATACAAGCTCCAGGGAAAGCCAGacctgggagaggaggagatgatgaCATACAAGCGGGCTGTAAAGGGAATCAGATCTGGTAATAAAAATGTGGTGGAGGATCACAAGGAGGAGACACCACCAAAGCAACCTGAACCAACCCGTATCAAAATATTTGAGGGAGGGTGAGTGACCTTTCATCTTCTCTTTCTAATTTATGAAACTCCAGATGTAATTTAATTTGGTTGACAGCAAGTCATAACCAATGTTTGGTATATTAAAAATCTCATTAgttctctcattctttcacaCTGTCTAATATAAATGATTGGCTATTATCTCATTCAGTTTTAAGTCCACTGAAGACTATGTGTATGTGCGAGGTCGTGGCCGGGGAAAGTATATCTGTGAGGAGTGTGGGATTCGTTGTAAGAAACCTAGCATGCTGAAGAAACACATTCGCACTCATACAGACATCAGACCGTATGAGTGCAAATCCTGTCATTTCGCCTTTAAAACTAAAGGTAGGATTTTCATAACATGATTTTTTATCAGTGTGGTACAACCATGAATTCTAATTGAATATCTGTTGAATATCTGTTGGTCTAAACCTAAAAAAAGGAGCTGATGGTTTAGTAACTGTTCTTAATACTTTTTAGGAAACCTCACCAAACACATGAAGTCCAAAGCCCATATGAAGAAATGTCTGGAGCTTGGGGTATCCTTCACATCAATAGACAGTATAGATGACACTGGTAAGCTGAACACAGACTGTGTAGGCTACAAGCAGCCTGGCTAATATTCTTATAAATATTGATGATGAGGCTTTTGGTTTTCCTCACAGATGTTCTAAAAGCAGCACATGTAATACAAGAATGTTTACTGCAGTGACATTGTGGCGATTAAATGTAAACTGCTGTTGCTTTTGTATAATGTGATTCTTATTGGGTTCTTCATCTGCATTATTTCAGACAATTCAGAGGACATCTTGAGGGCAACAGGTAAATCAAGGTCAATGGGTTCTACAATCAAGCATCAGTTTTCCGATGTGGATGACTCTGATGGTGCTGATGATGACGGAGATGAGGTGGACGAAgacgaggatgatgatgatgacgaagaCGGTTCCACTCCGAGAACTCGTTCAAGAAGCACCAGTCCCTTGCCATGCGCCATCAACTCCCCGCATTACCCCAGCTACCTCTCCCAGCTTCCCAGCATCCAGGTCCACCCATCGGCCTGCAGCAGGGAGAGAGACGGCCACATCCGACAGGCAGAAGCAGGGGAGGCAGGCAGCGAGCTGCAGTCTCGCTTGAGCGAGCAGAGGCCTGGGGACGACGACAGTGTAGCCATGTCCTCCCGACACGGCTCCATGTCCTTCCACTCCAACGCCTCGTATCTGCTGTCATTACCCCGAGACGTGTCTCTGACCCCCCAGCGGAGCCTGGCTTTAACACCTCACCGAAGCCCCTCTCCCAGAGGAAGGGGGGACTGCTCACCACATGGAGGCCTGTCGCCGAGGGCCGATTCAACCTCATTAAGGGCTGTCTCCCCCAAAAGAGACGTGTGTTTCGGAAGGGATTCGTCGCCGCTCCAGCACCTGTCCCCCGGGTCCCTGTGTAGGGCCCTGTCTCCTGGGCACGAGGGGGCGATGAGACGTGAGTTGTCCCCCAGGGGACGTCAGCGGGGCATGCTCAGGGCCGTGTCCCCGCGCCGGGGATCCCAGCATAGCAGGGCGCCGTGGGAACAGGGAAGAGGTGCGAGACTGGACACAAGCCCTCACGGACGGTCCGCTACACTGCTTTCACATTCTGGCATTGAGGTATTTTACATTCTTCATATTGATTGTAGTTGAATGCTTTTAACAGCTCTTCAAATACTATTAAAGATCCAACATTTGTCTGAAAAGTCATTAGTTAAATCCAGACAATAAAATCAGTATTCAAGCTGAATATGAACAATGACATTTTATGCATGAAATAAAGCTACCTACCACCTGGAAGTTAAGAGTTACTATACACATTGATAATTGCTATTATCAatgttttttctgtctcttaGGCACATAAACACAGCACTCTacagcccctccacctccccagtGGAGACACACCCATCAGAGGCCAGCTCTCCAGCGGTCACACTGACCTCTTCAGCCACCTGCCCCTGCACTCCCAGCAGCAGGCTCGGCCTCTGCCCCTGATGCCAGTGGGGGGCATCCAGATGCTGCCTGCCCGGGCCCCGGCTGCCGTGACGTCTCACCCCTCGGGCTCGCCCCAACAAAGCCCGGTGGTGGAGGAGAGCAGTGGCAGCCCACCTAGCGCTCCCATGAATGATCGAGAAATGGAGCCTCCGGGGCAGCAGGGGGCGCCAGCCCTCAGCCCTCAGGACTCTGacaggagagacagggaggctGCCACGAGTAGCAGCGGCGTGGCCCAATCAGAGGAGAGCGTCCAGAACTGCACTGAAGCCATCGCCTCTCTCAGGATCACTGCGGAGGAGAAGTCTGCTAAGAGCTGAGCTGCACTGCTGTCACACAGAACAATCAGAAGAAGGTAGATACagggaaagagggaaaagggattgggagggggggggggggggggggtatgaagTTGAGAGAGGTAGATAAATGGAAGTCAGATGggaaaaaaggagagggagaatggGATAAATTCTTTGATGGAATTTTAGGTGCAATATgtggcaaaaagaaaaaaaaaacttatgcAAACTACCTTGCTTGTCCTTGCACATAATTCATACAACACATGCAGTCATACtcacttacagtacatacacgcataaacacacatgcctaCATTTGATAAATCTGTTTGTAAGTCATTTCATTATTGAAAGGCTATGGCAATATTGGGATTTAATCAATTCAAAGTCCCTACTAAGAGAGGAGGTTTGTAGGTTACTTAAATAATGTTAGATTGGATTCAGTTTTGGTCAATTTACAAGAATGACTGATGTTTGTGCCTTTGCTATACTGTTTGCCCTATACTGTTATAGGGGAAGCGTACCTATTGAGCACACCCATTTTCCTCCTTACATAGCTTAGTCAAAATGGTTCATCTGAATAATGTACCATGTAATAACAGTTTTCACtattaaaaatgaaatgtcttAGAAATCAATGAAAAGGCGGGACTGGGATGCCTGTCTTTGGTATCTTCCGAGTCCAACACTGTCTATTACCGTATATATCAACTACATTACTGTTGCCATTATACTGGAGGGTAGACAGATTTCTATaagataaacacacaaataGTCATGAAACAAATCTcaataaaacaatatttcaaTATTTATAATACAAAATTTCAcagcatttattttcattttaattaaaaactaatgtGTCATTTGTTCTGTGGGCTTAATCAGTATGCTTCCCCTACATCAGAGTATTAAAAGAAATGGTTGTATACTGTATTGTGTTGATGCACTTGATTAGAATAGCTTGAGTCTGAGAGACATGAGGTCTTAATGCAACTCTGTTTGCACTGGTAGCTTTTTTAAAGATTTAAGTGATACAGCTACTATTGCGGATTGCTACGTGATGCAGTTCTTGTTTCATACTTTACGCTGTACTTTTTCTCAGTGTTGTGCAAGACCCTTTATTCAAAACTTTCTGTAGGAGAGGAAACTAACAGTATTTGAGTTTATTGCTTGGTCTAAAAAAGCAGATATTGTAACATTATGACAATGCTTTATGATTGAGTTTTTTATGTCAATCAACCAGTATAATGCTGCTGTTGGGATTTATATTTTGTGTAGCCAGCTTTCAgcctgggactgggatggtgaAGTAACCAGCTGATATCACACAACTGACTGAGTGAGAGGCCTGGACCGTTGATTTATTTCTTGACTTTTTCAAATTGAAAGATGGTGGTCAACGTCTCTGCACTCAGCTGACCTCAGTCCCTACTGCAACTGGACACACAAGTAGCCAACATCTACCTGAGCATTACATCTTTATGGGAATAGTGTTGTCATACCTGTTTCAAATACATATAAA
It encodes:
- the hivep2b gene encoding transcription factor HIVEP2; its protein translation is MESLEGTDSLRCSKDTAEQNPQASFRGRTHTSINVKEKTLQCEAKQGGSTVKGSPDTPTSGPSPPLEIQQLQVPNTSGHYHLSSSPKSGDGGDAASCGATQSWPFVSQPQSFTSRNLMASQPCEQSRVHFRKKMAGFSATSRQLYQLGIGQLAEGLNKREQKPGKKPGKYICHYCGRACAKPSVLKKHIRSHTGERPYPCVPCGFSFKTKSNLYKHRKSHTHAVKAGLLALSEKDPHPSGMDQELLAAEGEMQSDAEQTTDTDEEGSEDLFLDCVSSFEGTEGKWTKESPGIPSVKVTTPSATRKEIMSESGKVSLSRFREMRATPSITEVEQAVESCTIKQKLALRLSEKRSQDSEHSLSLPSSSSKGSTDSGYFSRSESAEQQVSPPCTNVKSYQEIMFGKCYRPSPKPRQSITVQTCMTDTNDSRSSFMVKPGKSKILEESIHISTCKKDLAGLIKLESNWLHEGHESPKSDQMTTSYQLEAPSDAASLIRSNSLPTSTATDLSVPPGLRTSNSFDERMTVDGMYPGQGGMRRLMRQAAFEMPSHETHVDSTKAGTDISPEAEHFLTHHAYVTDPATRKRRKQKGVMEEEDSSSQFVKSIEMVDLSAECESKQNVSQSNVISVIQHTNSVSRMGSIERHGESESHPRDKSPQTMAEQSDVKTIKRETQMNVPFSSSQFKDIKSSQPGSEPRKLTGQPSIQVPEIRVTEEPDRSPKPVEVQVKHRDKPVEEFQWPQRSETLSQFPVEKLPPKKKRIRLADLEYSSGDSSFESACTSLSRSPSQDSNLSHSSSFSLSLDRDEGLVSAPVTKLDEYGKPLEFLSVPGSGHTLSIPGEHRQKEMRRSASEQAPFISAAELPDLRSKSFDYGSLSPTSRSRQGEAYASGVKQRRRGYLVRQASLSVDPETSTQEKSVDISAKQDSESMYHNTSSVSDSSATRLSKISTDLEHPGYIQASSPEGAVEMQTGTLSPDKQILHGHETIPYSFIQRNLASLLPATSGHFWKPDPLHILPWHQLQDLQTRQLYLQSKESVYSQAKTPMDAKSPTEDLSKSLKRVSSATHVSSEAHLAPVPPNLQSLQSPSASLVPVRIQMQVPSHGSITYSSLSQIFDSQTRNISSSLVFCGAASQGSLASIAMMQGIGFDITQVSGQPSGLLYNPELSPARLKTGIPLSLTSKTISTTEAPSGGRTKRMLSPASSIDLFMESKQQKRVKEERMYGQIVAELSAVELGNPDISQHKDKIKEERIQRGISPSLSDISSSSMSDIQSQLQDKPMISPLKFSYSSDGGPESPQNIDVDEPEQDSRPTSDTALAISLSQEVSDMQKLIASHGFGAAMLLADFANPQLFSKFPSLHTTTCVSWCYLHSTKPNSALAAPLFSVYATWCVRSFDPNPPNLATKTTLALLRTKQKKHSDIYTIAAAYQPGILVSSLLWKQRFGELQGKPDLGEEEMMTYKRAVKGIRSGNKNVVEDHKEETPPKQPEPTRIKIFEGGFKSTEDYVYVRGRGRGKYICEECGIRCKKPSMLKKHIRTHTDIRPYECKSCHFAFKTKGNLTKHMKSKAHMKKCLELGVSFTSIDSIDDTDNSEDILRATGKSRSMGSTIKHQFSDVDDSDGADDDGDEVDEDEDDDDDEDGSTPRTRSRSTSPLPCAINSPHYPSYLSQLPSIQVHPSACSRERDGHIRQAEAGEAGSELQSRLSEQRPGDDDSVAMSSRHGSMSFHSNASYLLSLPRDVSLTPQRSLALTPHRSPSPRGRGDCSPHGGLSPRADSTSLRAVSPKRDVCFGRDSSPLQHLSPGSLCRALSPGHEGAMRRELSPRGRQRGMLRAVSPRRGSQHSRAPWEQGRGARLDTSPHGRSATLLSHSGIEAHKHSTLQPLHLPSGDTPIRGQLSSGHTDLFSHLPLHSQQQARPLPLMPVGGIQMLPARAPAAVTSHPSGSPQQSPVVEESSGSPPSAPMNDREMEPPGQQGAPALSPQDSDRRDREAATSSSGVAQSEESVQNCTEAIASLRITAEEKSAKS